In the genome of Pseudomonas protegens, one region contains:
- a CDS encoding papain-like cysteine protease family protein, protein MPTSNLTPSSPSQALPQCLAGTLLDPQLSEADPHAEAAPQAAARLNFSVQPQTQSNWCWAALSASVGNYYGTGSWTQCGVANAELGRHSCCSQPGPCNVYGYLDSALRTTRCYGGMREDRMQMPAIDNQLGMGRPVGLRCAWYGGGAHFLAIYGSDGGYVLVADSIYGYSTRALNSFPASYNGGGYWTHTYFTRKN, encoded by the coding sequence ATGCCCACTAGCAACTTGACCCCAAGCAGCCCCTCACAGGCCCTGCCCCAGTGCCTGGCCGGTACGCTGCTGGACCCGCAACTGAGCGAAGCCGATCCCCACGCCGAAGCGGCGCCCCAGGCCGCTGCCCGGTTGAATTTCAGCGTGCAGCCACAAACCCAGAGCAACTGGTGCTGGGCCGCCCTGTCCGCTTCGGTCGGCAACTACTACGGCACCGGCTCCTGGACCCAGTGCGGGGTGGCCAATGCAGAATTGGGCCGCCACTCCTGCTGCAGCCAGCCCGGGCCGTGCAACGTCTACGGCTACCTGGACTCGGCCCTGCGCACCACCCGCTGCTACGGCGGCATGCGCGAGGACCGGATGCAGATGCCGGCCATCGACAACCAGCTGGGCATGGGCCGCCCCGTCGGCCTGCGCTGCGCCTGGTATGGCGGCGGCGCGCATTTCCTGGCGATCTATGGCAGCGACGGCGGCTACGTCCTGGTGGCGGACTCGATCTACGGCTACTCGACCCGCGCCCTCAATAGCTTCCCCGCCTCCTACAACGGCGGCGGCTACTGGACCCACACCTACTTCACCCGGAAAAACTAG
- a CDS encoding alpha/beta fold hydrolase, whose translation MPRRLFAVIALLMSFNSAFASERWQNLPPTPAPVAGAQAGYAEVNGIRLYYSKLGHGSPVVLLHGGLGNADYWGLQAKALAAQHTVISVDSRGHGRSTRDARPYGYDLMADDVIALLDQLKIPRADFVGWSDGAILGLDLAMRYPQRVGKVFAYAANTQTSGVKEGVENNPTFAAYIARAGQEYTRLSPTPKEYPAFVEQIGHMWASQPNWSDADLARIKTPVLIVDGDHDEAIKREHTEYMAQAIPGAGLLILPNVSHFAFLQDPGLFNAALEHFLDEK comes from the coding sequence ATGCCTCGTCGTCTGTTTGCAGTGATCGCTCTACTGATGTCCTTCAACAGCGCCTTTGCCAGTGAACGCTGGCAGAACCTGCCACCCACACCGGCCCCGGTGGCCGGGGCGCAAGCCGGGTATGCCGAGGTCAACGGCATTCGCCTCTACTACAGCAAGCTCGGCCACGGCTCGCCGGTGGTGCTGCTGCACGGCGGCCTGGGCAATGCCGACTATTGGGGGCTACAGGCCAAGGCCCTGGCCGCCCAGCACACGGTGATCAGCGTCGACAGCCGCGGCCACGGGCGCAGCACGCGAGATGCCCGGCCCTACGGCTACGACCTGATGGCCGACGACGTGATTGCCCTGCTGGATCAACTGAAGATCCCTCGCGCCGATTTCGTCGGCTGGAGCGACGGCGCGATACTCGGCCTGGACCTGGCCATGCGTTACCCGCAGCGGGTCGGCAAGGTCTTCGCCTACGCCGCCAACACCCAGACCTCCGGGGTCAAGGAAGGCGTGGAGAACAACCCGACCTTCGCCGCCTACATCGCGCGCGCTGGCCAGGAATACACCCGCCTGTCACCAACGCCCAAGGAGTACCCGGCCTTTGTCGAGCAGATCGGCCACATGTGGGCCAGCCAGCCGAACTGGAGCGACGCCGACCTGGCGCGGATCAAGACGCCGGTGCTGATCGTCGATGGCGACCACGATGAAGCCATCAAGCGCGAGCACACCGAATACATGGCCCAGGCGATTCCCGGCGCCGGGCTGCTGATTCTGCCGAACGTCAGCCACTTCGCCTTCCTCCAGGACCCAGGCCTGTTCAACGCGGCCCTGGAGCACTTCCTCGACGAAAAATAG
- a CDS encoding cupin domain-containing protein has protein sequence MPLLSFEHLSRQLPAPWQSSRVGQVGPARIKVLRMDEQPYPEETHDYNEGLLVTQGCLRLGIGQASVDVVAGQMYLVEAGQAHRVLPGSHGTLVIIDV, from the coding sequence ATGCCCCTGTTGTCATTCGAACACCTGTCCCGCCAGCTGCCGGCCCCCTGGCAATCCTCGCGGGTGGGCCAGGTCGGCCCGGCCCGCATCAAGGTGCTGCGCATGGACGAGCAGCCCTACCCGGAAGAAACCCACGACTACAACGAAGGCCTGCTGGTGACCCAGGGCTGCCTGCGCCTGGGCATCGGCCAGGCCAGCGTGGATGTCGTGGCGGGCCAGATGTACCTGGTGGAGGCTGGCCAGGCCCACCGCGTGCTGCCCGGCAGCCATGGCACCCTGGTGATCATCGACGTCTAG
- a CDS encoding putative quinol monooxygenase, whose product MLKVIAEDFIPPEHLDTVRPWYAELVEKTRQEPLCIAYDLFVDQKDPGHFIFVEQWPDRAALDAHCQTEHFTRLVPQINAFQCRECRVLLMDEF is encoded by the coding sequence ATGCTCAAGGTCATCGCTGAAGACTTCATCCCCCCCGAACACCTGGACACGGTGCGCCCGTGGTACGCCGAACTGGTGGAAAAAACCCGCCAGGAACCACTGTGCATCGCTTACGATCTGTTCGTTGATCAGAAAGACCCCGGGCACTTCATCTTCGTCGAACAGTGGCCGGACCGCGCCGCCCTCGACGCCCACTGCCAGACCGAGCACTTCACCCGCCTGGTGCCGCAGATCAACGCCTTCCAGTGCCGCGAATGCCGCGTGCTGCTGATGGACGAATTCTAG
- a CDS encoding FMN-binding glutamate synthase family protein, with translation MSLSLLSRYAFFAACVIFTLASLPFLEHDWLWPFTLVTGLLSLLGIFDLLQSPHAVRRNYPILGNIRYLVEGIRPEIRQYLLESDSDALPFSRAQRSLVYSRAKNESADKPFGTLIDVYQSGFEFIGHSMRPAPLSDPSSFRVTVGGPQCTQPYSASVFNISAMSFGSLSANAIRALNQGAKLGNFAHDTGEGSISPYHREHGGDLTWELGSGYFGCRTADGRFDPERFAAQAQNPQVRMIEIKMSQGAKPGHGGILPKHKVTQEIADTRGIRMGEDCISPSSHSAFSTPIEMMHFIQQLRELSGGKPVGFKFCLGHPWEFMGIAKAMLETGILPDFIVVDGKEGGTGAAPVEFTDHIGAPMREGLLFVHNTLVGLNLRDKIKLGASGKIVSAFDIASVLAIGADWANSARGFMFAIGCIQSQSCHTNKCPTGVATQDNLRQRALVVPDKAQRVYSFHRNTLKALAEMLAAAGLQHPSQLEAKHLVRRMSATEIKLFSQLHVFLKPGELLTGEVNGEFYSRMWQLARADSFEPNTEAAA, from the coding sequence ATGAGCCTGTCACTTCTGAGCCGCTACGCCTTCTTTGCCGCCTGCGTGATTTTCACCCTCGCCAGCCTGCCCTTTCTCGAACACGACTGGCTCTGGCCATTCACCCTGGTCACCGGCCTGCTGAGCCTGCTGGGGATCTTCGATCTGCTGCAAAGCCCCCACGCGGTGCGGCGCAACTACCCGATCCTGGGCAATATCCGTTACCTGGTGGAAGGCATCCGTCCGGAGATCCGTCAATACCTGCTGGAATCCGACAGCGACGCCCTGCCCTTTTCCCGCGCCCAGCGCTCGCTGGTGTACTCCCGGGCCAAGAACGAAAGCGCCGACAAACCCTTCGGCACCCTGATCGACGTTTACCAGTCGGGCTTCGAGTTCATCGGCCACTCCATGCGCCCGGCGCCCCTGAGCGACCCCAGCAGCTTTCGCGTGACCGTCGGCGGCCCGCAATGCACCCAGCCTTACTCGGCCTCGGTATTCAACATCTCAGCGATGAGCTTCGGCTCCCTCAGCGCCAACGCCATCCGCGCCCTGAACCAGGGCGCCAAGCTCGGCAACTTCGCCCACGACACCGGTGAAGGCAGCATCAGCCCCTACCACCGCGAACACGGCGGCGACCTGACCTGGGAACTGGGCAGCGGCTACTTCGGCTGCCGCACCGCCGACGGTCGCTTCGACCCCGAGCGCTTCGCCGCCCAGGCGCAGAACCCGCAAGTACGGATGATCGAGATCAAGATGAGCCAGGGCGCCAAGCCGGGCCACGGCGGCATCCTGCCCAAGCACAAGGTGACCCAGGAAATTGCCGACACCCGCGGCATCCGCATGGGCGAGGACTGCATTTCACCGTCGAGCCACAGCGCCTTTTCCACCCCGATCGAGATGATGCATTTCATCCAGCAGCTGCGTGAGCTGTCCGGCGGCAAGCCGGTGGGCTTCAAGTTCTGCCTGGGCCACCCCTGGGAATTCATGGGCATCGCCAAGGCCATGCTGGAAACCGGCATCCTGCCGGACTTCATCGTGGTCGACGGCAAGGAAGGCGGCACAGGCGCAGCACCGGTGGAATTCACCGACCACATCGGCGCACCGATGCGCGAAGGGCTGCTGTTCGTGCACAACACCCTGGTGGGCCTGAACCTGCGGGACAAGATCAAGCTCGGCGCCAGCGGCAAGATCGTCAGCGCCTTCGACATCGCCAGCGTGCTGGCCATTGGCGCCGACTGGGCCAACTCGGCCCGCGGCTTCATGTTCGCCATCGGTTGCATCCAGTCGCAAAGCTGCCACACCAACAAGTGCCCCACGGGCGTCGCCACCCAGGACAACCTGCGCCAGCGCGCCCTGGTGGTGCCGGACAAGGCCCAGCGGGTGTACAGCTTCCACCGCAACACCCTCAAGGCCCTGGCGGAAATGCTCGCCGCCGCCGGCCTGCAGCACCCCTCGCAACTGGAAGCCAAGCACCTGGTACGGCGCATGTCGGCCACCGAGATCAAGTTGTTCTCCCAGCTGCACGTGTTCCTCAAGCCCGGCGAATTGCTCACCGGCGAGGTCAACGGCGAGTTCTACTCGCGCATGTGGCAACTGGCCCGGGCCGACAGCTTCGAACCCAACACCGAAGCCGCCGCTTAA
- a CDS encoding helix-turn-helix transcriptional regulator, translated as MTLSLDDIAWHRSVGHMIEALDQANFWSQLVRLLEQYVSFDSWVALLFRNEHKPLVFAECPGEDGSPDQLFQDYLNGLYLLDPFYIATREQSRSGLLRLSEVAPEHFQLTEYYQRYFRLNVVADEIQFNCHLADGRTLCLSLGSRQGFAPPQIALLSLITPWVVALLRQRLPYENSDEDNSAPEHSPSDWRSQLDHSMQQLRGAQLTARELDVGRLMLSGCSNKEIARKLEISAETVKVHKKHIYSKLGIKSQSELFSIFLQAQST; from the coding sequence ATGACATTGTCGCTGGATGACATCGCCTGGCACCGCTCGGTAGGACACATGATCGAAGCCCTGGACCAGGCCAATTTCTGGAGCCAACTGGTGCGCCTGCTGGAGCAATACGTCAGCTTCGACAGCTGGGTGGCCCTGCTGTTTCGCAATGAACACAAGCCCCTGGTGTTCGCCGAGTGCCCGGGCGAGGACGGCAGTCCCGACCAGTTGTTCCAGGACTACCTCAACGGTCTCTATCTGCTCGACCCTTTCTACATCGCCACCCGCGAGCAGTCGCGCAGCGGCCTGCTGCGCCTCTCGGAAGTGGCCCCAGAGCACTTCCAACTGACCGAGTACTATCAGCGCTACTTTCGACTGAATGTGGTGGCCGATGAAATCCAGTTCAATTGCCACCTGGCTGACGGTCGCACCTTGTGCCTGTCCCTGGGCTCCCGGCAGGGCTTCGCCCCGCCACAGATTGCCCTGCTGTCGCTGATCACGCCCTGGGTCGTGGCCCTGCTGCGTCAGCGCCTGCCCTATGAAAACAGCGACGAGGACAACTCCGCGCCAGAACATTCGCCGTCCGATTGGCGCAGCCAGCTAGACCATTCGATGCAACAGCTGCGGGGCGCGCAACTCACCGCCCGAGAGCTGGATGTGGGGCGCCTGATGCTCAGCGGTTGCTCTAACAAGGAGATCGCTCGTAAGCTGGAAATCTCCGCCGAAACCGTGAAAGTTCATAAGAAACACATCTACAGCAAGCTGGGCATCAAATCCCAGTCCGAGCTGTTTTCGATTTTTCTCCAGGCACAAAGCACCTGA
- a CDS encoding carbon-nitrogen hydrolase family protein: MKVELAQLAGRDNATAYNLERALAAIAACAADTQLIVFPETQLMGFPTAQTVAAVAEPLHGPSVQAVIQAARRRDVAVVIGMAENDNGRFYNTTLLITPEGIALRYRKTHLWASDRGVFSHGDRYATCLWNGVRVGLLICYDIEFPESARALAQLGAELLIVTNGNMDPYGPTHRTAIMARAQENQAFALMVNRVEEGDGDLLFAGGSALVDPHGSLLFEAGREEGQFKVELDLAQLQVARQDYRYLDDQRLKLPGTVLEHEDGIRELLIPA, from the coding sequence ATGAAGGTTGAACTGGCCCAGTTGGCGGGCCGTGATAACGCCACAGCTTACAACCTGGAACGCGCCTTGGCGGCGATTGCCGCTTGCGCCGCCGATACCCAGTTGATTGTGTTTCCGGAAACCCAGTTGATGGGCTTCCCCACGGCCCAGACCGTGGCCGCCGTGGCCGAACCGTTGCACGGTCCGAGCGTGCAGGCGGTGATCCAGGCCGCGCGAAGACGCGATGTCGCGGTTGTGATCGGCATGGCCGAAAACGACAACGGCCGATTCTATAACACCACCTTGCTGATCACCCCAGAGGGGATTGCCTTGCGTTATCGCAAGACTCATTTGTGGGCTTCCGATCGTGGCGTGTTCAGCCACGGTGACCGGTACGCCACCTGTCTGTGGAACGGAGTACGGGTCGGTCTACTGATCTGCTACGACATCGAGTTTCCGGAAAGTGCCCGGGCCTTGGCGCAGCTGGGAGCCGAACTGCTGATCGTGACCAACGGCAACATGGACCCCTACGGGCCGACTCATCGCACAGCGATCATGGCCCGGGCCCAGGAAAACCAGGCATTTGCATTAATGGTTAACCGCGTCGAAGAGGGCGATGGCGACCTGCTGTTCGCCGGCGGCAGCGCCTTGGTGGACCCGCACGGCAGTCTGCTGTTCGAGGCAGGACGCGAGGAAGGCCAGTTCAAGGTCGAGCTGGATCTTGCGCAACTGCAGGTGGCGCGGCAGGACTACCGCTACCTGGATGACCAGCGGTTGAAACTGCCGGGTACAGTGCTTGAGCACGAAGATGGCATCCGTGAACTGCTGATTCCGGCGTGA
- a CDS encoding APC family permease — translation MARLQRTLSLGAVVLFGIAYMTPIIVLGTFGILAQSTAGSVPAAYLAALVAMFFTAMSYGRMAAAFPVAGSAYSYVRKAISPKLGFIAGWAVLLDYLFLPMAIWLIGAAYLHSAFPAVSQWVWVLAFIGVTSVINVIGLKLANGINGLLMLVQFLVLVAFVGLCIHYLGGESSAPLFTLAPFFNGQMHLPLIMSGAALACYSFLGFDAVSTLTEETRDPRRTIPRAIMLITLIGGLIFVGVSYFVQLAHPSFEFADVDSAAYEIARNIGGDLFVTIFLIGLIVGQFASGLSAQASGSRLLFAMGRDGVLPKRLFGHLHRRFGTPVNSILLCAVVALLALKLDVSTSTSFINFGAFLAFSLVNLSVIFHYWVGASRRGLRETILFLIFPLIGLVADLWLMSSLDHLAIYLGTSWLVIGLLYLGFLTRGFSRQPPEMDFKEAT, via the coding sequence ATGGCTCGTTTGCAACGCACCCTTTCATTGGGCGCGGTGGTGCTGTTCGGCATCGCCTACATGACACCGATCATTGTTCTGGGCACCTTTGGCATCCTCGCGCAATCCACCGCTGGCAGTGTGCCGGCCGCTTATCTTGCGGCGCTGGTGGCGATGTTTTTCACTGCCATGAGCTACGGGCGCATGGCCGCGGCATTTCCCGTCGCCGGTTCGGCCTACAGCTACGTGCGCAAGGCGATCAGCCCGAAGTTGGGGTTTATCGCCGGCTGGGCGGTGCTGCTCGATTACCTGTTCCTGCCCATGGCCATCTGGCTGATCGGGGCGGCCTACCTGCATTCAGCGTTTCCAGCGGTGTCACAGTGGGTCTGGGTGCTGGCCTTCATCGGCGTGACCAGCGTGATCAATGTCATTGGCCTGAAACTGGCCAACGGCATCAACGGCCTTCTGATGCTGGTGCAATTCCTGGTGCTGGTGGCGTTTGTTGGCTTGTGCATTCACTACCTCGGCGGTGAGTCCAGCGCGCCGCTGTTCACCCTGGCACCGTTCTTCAACGGGCAGATGCACCTGCCGCTGATCATGAGCGGGGCGGCGCTCGCCTGCTATTCGTTCCTGGGCTTTGACGCAGTCAGCACCCTGACCGAGGAAACCCGTGATCCACGGCGGACCATTCCCCGGGCGATCATGCTGATCACTCTGATCGGCGGGTTGATCTTCGTCGGGGTGTCCTATTTCGTGCAGCTGGCTCATCCGTCCTTCGAGTTCGCCGATGTGGATTCTGCGGCGTATGAGATCGCGCGCAATATCGGTGGCGATCTGTTTGTCACGATCTTCCTAATTGGGCTGATCGTCGGCCAGTTCGCCTCGGGGCTTTCGGCCCAGGCCAGCGGTTCGCGGCTGCTGTTCGCCATGGGCCGCGACGGGGTCTTGCCCAAGCGCCTGTTTGGCCACCTGCACCGACGCTTTGGCACGCCGGTCAACAGCATCCTGCTGTGCGCCGTGGTTGCGCTGCTGGCGCTGAAGTTAGATGTCTCCACCTCGACCTCCTTCATCAACTTTGGCGCTTTCCTGGCCTTCAGTCTGGTCAACCTGTCGGTGATCTTTCATTACTGGGTGGGGGCGTCACGGCGTGGTTTGCGTGAAACGATCCTGTTTCTGATCTTCCCCCTCATAGGCTTGGTGGCCGATCTGTGGCTGATGTCCAGCCTCGATCATCTGGCGATCTACCTGGGGACGAGCTGGCTGGTCATCGGCCTGTTGTATTTGGGGTTCCTTACGCGTGGCTTTTCCCGCCAGCCTCCAGAGATGGATTTCAAGGAAGCGACATAG
- a CDS encoding type B 50S ribosomal protein L31 translates to MKPGIHPDYRPVLFHDTAADVFFLIGSTVDTDRTYQHSDGQTYPYVTLDVSSASHPVYTGQQRKTQSEGRIAGFNKRFASFGSSGKAAAK, encoded by the coding sequence ATGAAACCTGGTATCCACCCTGACTACCGCCCCGTGCTGTTTCACGATACTGCTGCCGACGTGTTTTTCCTCATTGGCTCTACCGTCGATACCGACCGCACTTACCAGCACAGTGATGGCCAGACCTATCCCTACGTGACCCTGGATGTGTCCAGCGCTTCGCACCCGGTGTACACCGGCCAGCAACGCAAGACCCAGTCCGAAGGCCGTATCGCAGGCTTCAACAAACGTTTTGCCTCCTTCGGTTCCAGCGGTAAAGCCGCTGCCAAGTGA
- a CDS encoding HD domain-containing phosphohydrolase, which translates to MGELNVATVTRLPGVLLVDSQDTILQRLHQLLSAHDYRLYLAHDASEALQVMAREEVDLVISAARLPQMDGATLLAHMHQQYPGTTRILLTGDPDLKLIAKAINEGEIYRYLSKPWDDQELLLALRQALDHQHSERERQRLEALAQQQNRELKAVNALLEKRVAARTAELQQTADMLDLAYEELKHSYATGAELFSLLVNQRLPSDKQTNRRIIELVRAYCKVQGIDAVDQRDLAMAAALHNIGKLSWSDSMMVTPVDLLHHHERERYRAYPAQSESLLMTLEPVQDAARLIRHHQEHWDGTGFPDHLKGEAIPLGSRLLKLAVDFIELQCGLILERHMNSDEALVFIRKYAGRLYDPDLVEGFIQVCSVYLSDVTLGDPSVKVLSTRELQAGMILARNLNADNGMLLLNAGKVLSAPLVDKLIAFETMEGGRYSVFVKLPQEQPARA; encoded by the coding sequence ATGGGTGAACTAAACGTTGCCACAGTCACACGCTTGCCCGGGGTCCTGCTGGTGGATAGCCAGGACACTATTCTGCAACGCCTGCATCAACTGCTCAGCGCCCATGACTACCGCCTGTACCTGGCCCACGATGCCAGCGAGGCGTTGCAGGTGATGGCCCGCGAGGAAGTGGACCTGGTGATCAGCGCCGCCCGTCTGCCGCAGATGGACGGAGCGACCCTGCTGGCCCACATGCACCAGCAGTATCCGGGCACCACGCGCATCCTGCTGACCGGTGATCCGGACTTGAAGCTGATCGCCAAGGCCATCAACGAGGGGGAAATCTACCGTTACCTGAGCAAGCCCTGGGATGACCAGGAGTTGCTGCTGGCCTTGCGCCAGGCCCTGGACCATCAGCATTCCGAACGCGAGCGCCAGCGCCTGGAGGCCCTGGCCCAGCAGCAGAATCGCGAGCTCAAGGCGGTCAATGCCCTGCTGGAAAAACGGGTCGCCGCGCGCACCGCCGAGTTGCAGCAAACCGCCGACATGCTCGACCTGGCCTATGAAGAGCTCAAGCACAGTTATGCCACCGGCGCCGAGCTGTTCTCGCTGCTGGTGAACCAGCGTCTGCCCAGCGACAAGCAGACCAACCGCCGGATCATCGAACTGGTGCGCGCCTACTGCAAGGTCCAGGGCATCGACGCCGTGGACCAGCGCGACCTGGCCATGGCCGCGGCCCTGCACAACATCGGCAAGCTGAGCTGGAGCGACAGCATGATGGTCACCCCGGTGGACTTGCTGCATCACCATGAGCGCGAGCGTTATCGGGCCTATCCGGCGCAGAGCGAATCCCTGCTGATGACCCTGGAACCGGTGCAGGATGCCGCGCGGCTGATCCGTCACCATCAGGAGCACTGGGACGGCACTGGCTTTCCCGATCACCTCAAGGGCGAGGCGATTCCCCTCGGTTCGCGGCTGCTCAAGCTGGCGGTGGACTTCATCGAGTTGCAGTGCGGGCTGATCCTGGAGCGGCACATGAACAGCGACGAAGCCCTGGTGTTCATTCGCAAGTACGCCGGCCGACTGTACGATCCGGACCTGGTGGAAGGCTTTATCCAGGTGTGTTCGGTGTACCTGAGCGATGTGACCCTGGGCGACCCTTCGGTCAAGGTGCTGAGCACCCGGGAACTGCAGGCGGGCATGATCCTGGCGCGCAACCTGAATGCCGACAACGGCATGCTGCTGCTCAACGCCGGCAAGGTATTGAGCGCGCCCCTGGTGGACAAGCTGATTGCCTTTGAAACCATGGAAGGCGGCCGCTACAGCGTATTCGTCAAACTGCCCCAGGAGCAGCCGGCGCGGGCCTGA
- a CDS encoding NUDIX hydrolase → MSLSPVVAPSLIRIAAALLIGADGHTLLVRKRGTQAFMQPGGKIEPGELPVHALARELEEELGLRIDPAQARYLQQFSAAAANEPGHVVEAEVFLVHIDSPVTPAAEIEEVRWIDPAGDGDLFLAPLTRDLILPFYRQAQANLA, encoded by the coding sequence ATGTCGCTGTCTCCTGTTGTTGCACCCTCCCTCATTCGTATTGCCGCCGCGCTGTTGATCGGTGCCGACGGCCACACCCTGCTGGTGCGCAAGCGCGGCACCCAGGCCTTTATGCAGCCCGGTGGCAAGATCGAGCCCGGCGAGCTGCCGGTGCACGCCCTGGCCCGCGAACTGGAGGAGGAACTGGGGCTGCGCATCGATCCGGCCCAGGCCCGCTACCTGCAACAATTCTCGGCAGCGGCGGCCAACGAGCCGGGGCATGTGGTGGAGGCCGAGGTGTTCCTGGTCCACATCGACAGCCCGGTGACGCCGGCGGCAGAGATCGAGGAGGTGCGCTGGATCGATCCGGCCGGCGATGGCGATTTATTCCTGGCGCCGTTGACACGGGATCTGATCTTGCCGTTTTATCGCCAGGCCCAGGCCAATCTCGCCTGA
- a CDS encoding LysE family translocator, protein MIPLHDYLIFAAASLLMVLTPGPNMIYLISRSICQGRKAGVTSLLGVVAGFFVHLFAAALGLTAVFMAVPLAYEVLKWAGALYLLWLAWQALKPGARSPFEAQQLPADSPRKLVTMGFLTSALNPKIAMFYLSIFPQFINPEHGSVFSQSLILGLTQISVSFSVNLLIALFAAGIASWFAHNPTWLAVQRYFMGFVLAGLAVRLMFEQRRTN, encoded by the coding sequence ATGATCCCACTGCACGACTACCTGATTTTCGCCGCCGCGTCCTTGTTGATGGTGCTGACGCCCGGGCCGAACATGATCTACCTGATATCCCGTTCGATCTGCCAGGGACGCAAGGCCGGCGTCACTTCGCTGTTGGGGGTCGTGGCGGGTTTCTTTGTCCACCTGTTCGCCGCCGCCCTGGGGCTGACTGCGGTGTTCATGGCGGTGCCCCTGGCCTATGAAGTGCTCAAATGGGCCGGTGCCCTGTACCTGTTGTGGCTGGCCTGGCAGGCGCTCAAGCCGGGCGCCCGTTCGCCGTTCGAAGCCCAGCAGCTGCCGGCGGATTCGCCGCGCAAACTGGTGACCATGGGCTTTCTCACCAGCGCCCTGAACCCCAAGATCGCGATGTTCTACCTGTCGATCTTTCCCCAGTTCATCAACCCCGAGCACGGTTCGGTGTTTTCCCAGAGCCTGATTCTCGGCCTGACCCAGATCAGCGTGAGCTTTTCGGTGAACCTGCTGATCGCGCTGTTTGCCGCGGGCATTGCCTCCTGGTTCGCCCACAACCCCACCTGGCTCGCGGTTCAGCGTTACTTCATGGGCTTCGTGCTGGCGGGGCTGGCGGTGCGCCTGATGTTCGAACAGCGCCGCACCAACTAA
- a CDS encoding N-acetyltransferase family protein translates to MQIQQLTPDDAEQYRALMLEAYARHPQAFTSSVKEREKLPLAWWAARLDGELDLLLGAFSQGRLLGIVGLAFELREKARHKATLFGLYVTAEQRGSGLGRQLVQHLLAEAALYEGLRLVQLTVTAGNDPALSLYRRCGFVQFGLEPQAVRVGEDYFDKIHMWREVPVDA, encoded by the coding sequence CTGCAGATCCAGCAACTGACGCCTGACGATGCCGAGCAATACCGCGCCTTGATGCTCGAAGCCTATGCGCGCCATCCCCAGGCTTTCACCTCCAGCGTCAAAGAGCGGGAAAAACTGCCTCTGGCCTGGTGGGCTGCACGCCTGGACGGCGAGCTCGACCTGTTGCTGGGGGCGTTTTCCCAAGGGCGGTTGCTGGGGATCGTCGGCCTGGCCTTCGAGCTGCGGGAAAAGGCCCGGCACAAGGCGACCCTGTTCGGCCTCTATGTCACCGCCGAACAACGTGGCAGCGGCCTGGGCCGGCAACTGGTGCAGCACCTGCTGGCCGAGGCGGCACTCTACGAAGGACTGCGCCTGGTGCAACTGACAGTGACGGCGGGCAATGACCCAGCGCTGTCCTTGTACCGGCGCTGCGGCTTTGTCCAGTTCGGTCTGGAACCCCAGGCGGTGCGCGTGGGGGAGGACTATTTCGACAAGATCCACATGTGGCGGGAAGTGCCGGTCGACGCTTGA